The genome window AAATCTTCAACCGGCACTTTGGCACAAATTGCGGCAAAAACCAACTCTTTAACTTTATTAGCAGATATTGTACGACAAACCTGCCCTGACCTGCCAGCAGAAGTGTGGCATATTGCAAATTTTAAACAGAATAGTCTGGTAATCGAGGTTATTTCTGCGATCTGGGGACAAAGACTCCAGTTTGAACGGGTCAAAATAGCCCAACAGCTGGCTCAAGCCACTAATAACGAATTTACTCAGATTGAGATTAAAATTGCCCCTTACAGGAACCAGCAGCAGCCTAAAAAGGAGCAACAAGCAGAAAAAACTCAGTTTATTTCACAAAAGACGGCGAAACAATTGAATGAAGTGGCAGAGCATGCCCCGGAAAGTTTAAAACGCAAATTACAACGATTAGCGAATCTGGCTAAGCGATAGCAATATTTTCTCAGGACGACCTAACCCGATACATTGACGCTCCTGTTCATCCATGAACCCGCACATCCTTGGCTCTGGTTTCCAGCTTCGCTCTACCTCCTGTGTCCATGCAGTCGTGTACATAAAAAAACCAGCATATATTGCTGGTTTTTATTAAATTTTATTACAGACAACGATTAAAAATTTGAGGCGCTAATTTCCTGAAACTCAATCGGAGAAATGGTTTCGTCTTCATAACTGACCCATTCCCAAGCGTCAGTTTGTTTAAATACTTCGCGCAATAATAAATTATTTAAACCATGGCCTGATTTAAACGCATTAAGTTGACCTAAAATGCTATGGCCACACATATATAAATCACCAATGGCATCAAGGATCTTATGTTTAACAAACTCATCGTCATAACGTAAGTCGTCTTTATTTAACATACGGTACTCATCGAGGACAATCGCGTTTTCTAAACTACCGCCTAACGCTAAATTATGTGAGCGTAAAAACTCAATATCACGCATAAAACCAAAAGTACGAGCACGGCTGATCTCTTTAATAAAAGAACAGCTAGACAAATCCATGGTCATCGACTGACAGGTATTGGCGATCACAGGATGATCAAATTCAATGGCAAAATTAACTTTAAAACCTTGGTGTGGCGTTAATTCTGCCCACTTATCACCTTCTTCAACACGAATAGCTTTTTTAATACGAATAAAGCGTTTCGCCGCATTTAAGGTTTCGATACCTACCGATTGAATCAAATAGACAAACGGTAGTGCACTACCATCCATAATTGGAATTTCAGGTGAATCGACATCTATCACTAGATTATCAATACCTAAACCTGCTAACGCAGACAACAAGTGCTCGACGGTGGAAATCTGCACACCTTGTTCATTCACTAAACAGGTACATAAAGTGGTTTCACCAACAGCCGCTGGCGTCGCTTTAATATCAACAACAGGATCTAAATCTACACGACGAAATACAATACCTGTATTTTCCGGCGCAGGACGGAGAGTGATCTGCACCTTTTCGCCTTTGTGTAAACCAACACCTACAGCTGATACTTGCTCTTTAATTGTACGTTGTTTAATCATAAATAGCCTTCTTAAGCCTATATTCTACTATAAAAGCACCACCAGGATTTGGCGGGCGCATAATATAGCAAAAAAGCCTAACAAAATCAAAACCTATGCTTTTACCTATTAGCCGCTAATTAATTATTGCGATTAATCTGCCTGTTTTCTTAAAAATGCCGGAATGTCGAGATAGTTATCTAAGTCTTCCGCTGGCACTCTTTGCGCTTGCGCATTAGCTTCAGGCATCACCACAGATTGTGTACTTGCTTCAGGTTGTGCACTGGCAATAAATTCCTGACCAACCGCAATTGGCTCAACTGCTGGCGCCGGATTCACTAGCGTAATGTCTGGCTTGCGCTCAGCACCAATACCGGTAGCTACAACAGTGACGCGTAACTCTTCTGTCATTTCAGGATCGATAACCGCACCAACAACAACAGTGGCATTTTCTGAAGCAAACGCCTTAACAGCGTTACCAACGGTTTCAAACTCATCAATACTGATATCCATACCAGCAGTAATGTTCACTAAAATACCGCGAGCGCCAGCTAAATCGACATCTTCTAATAACGGGCTAGAAATTGCAGCTTCTGCAGCTTCTTCCGCTCTATCTTCACCTGATGCGATACCTGAGCCCATCATCGCGGTACCCATTTCTGACATCACGGTACGAACATCGGCAAAGTCAACGTTTATGAGTCCAGGACGAGTAATAAGTTCCGCAATCCCCTGAACAGCTCCTAACAAGACATTATTCGCCGCTTTAAACGCATCCAGTAACGAAGTTCCTGGGCCAAGTACTTTTAATAATTTTTCATTCGGAATAGTAATCAGTGAATCAACATTTTTCGCTAAAAAGTCTATCCCTTGCTCGGCATAGTTCATCCGTTTTTTCCCTTCGAACGGGAAAGGCTTAGTCACTACAGCAACGGTTAAAATACCCATTTCTTTCGCAACTTCCGCAACTACCGGTGCAGCACCAGTACCTGTACCACCGCCCATACCAGCAGCGATAAATACCATATCAGCACCTTGTAAGGTTTCTTTAATGGTATCGCGATCTTCTTCAGCACTGCGACGGCCAATTTCCGGGTTAGCACCAGCACCTAAACCTTTAGTAACATCACTACCTAACTGTAAAGTAACGTTAGCAGATGAGTTGCGTAGTGCCTGTGAGTCGGTATTGGCAGTAATAAACTCAACACCTTCTATAGTCTGACTTACCATATGCTCAACAGCATTACCGCCACCGCCGCCAACACCTATGACTTTAATGACCGCTTCTTCGTTGTGATCTTCCATCAATTCAAACATTTTTCTCTCTCCAATTATTACTGTTTTGTTCCACCAAAACTACTTTCTTACTTACTACAAACAAGAGTTCACTCGTCTATAAATTACTAAAATTCACCCTTAAACCAGGCTAAAATTCTTGAGCCTATACCAGCAACGCCTTCGGTATTTTTACTTTCACTACTGCTTTGCTCACTGGCTTGCATGCCATAATGCAGCAGACCAACCACAGTGGCGTAAGTTGGGTCGTTAACATATTCTTTTAAGCCAGCAACGTTTTGCGGCA of Thalassotalea insulae contains these proteins:
- a CDS encoding DUF721 domain-containing protein, which codes for MARKTKNPIDASRLLKSSTGTLAQIAAKTNSLTLLADIVRQTCPDLPAEVWHIANFKQNSLVIEVISAIWGQRLQFERVKIAQQLAQATNNEFTQIEIKIAPYRNQQQPKKEQQAEKTQFISQKTAKQLNEVAEHAPESLKRKLQRLANLAKR
- the lpxC gene encoding UDP-3-O-acyl-N-acetylglucosamine deacetylase, which translates into the protein MIKQRTIKEQVSAVGVGLHKGEKVQITLRPAPENTGIVFRRVDLDPVVDIKATPAAVGETTLCTCLVNEQGVQISTVEHLLSALAGLGIDNLVIDVDSPEIPIMDGSALPFVYLIQSVGIETLNAAKRFIRIKKAIRVEEGDKWAELTPHQGFKVNFAIEFDHPVIANTCQSMTMDLSSCSFIKEISRARTFGFMRDIEFLRSHNLALGGSLENAIVLDEYRMLNKDDLRYDDEFVKHKILDAIGDLYMCGHSILGQLNAFKSGHGLNNLLLREVFKQTDAWEWVSYEDETISPIEFQEISASNF
- the ftsZ gene encoding cell division protein FtsZ — its product is MFELMEDHNEEAVIKVIGVGGGGGNAVEHMVSQTIEGVEFITANTDSQALRNSSANVTLQLGSDVTKGLGAGANPEIGRRSAEEDRDTIKETLQGADMVFIAAGMGGGTGTGAAPVVAEVAKEMGILTVAVVTKPFPFEGKKRMNYAEQGIDFLAKNVDSLITIPNEKLLKVLGPGTSLLDAFKAANNVLLGAVQGIAELITRPGLINVDFADVRTVMSEMGTAMMGSGIASGEDRAEEAAEAAISSPLLEDVDLAGARGILVNITAGMDISIDEFETVGNAVKAFASENATVVVGAVIDPEMTEELRVTVVATGIGAERKPDITLVNPAPAVEPIAVGQEFIASAQPEASTQSVVMPEANAQAQRVPAEDLDNYLDIPAFLRKQAD